A stretch of Anaeromyxobacter dehalogenans 2CP-1 DNA encodes these proteins:
- a CDS encoding YeiH family protein, which produces MSKAATAALPWHRREDTWAILIALGLVLAVTAAFFLGGGRAVSATALSFPTWSEAGKLLGALGANPLAPLALFGTFLAAFSVASLVIGWDVARYAAGFALLFAFSIVVTALGSNAVLKQWQLETPLLALGVGMLLGNAVTLPAWFQSALRTEFYVKVGIVLMGATLPFTIILQAGPLAIAQATLVAVSTFFTIHLAATRLFGLDPRFAATLGAGGSICGVSAAIAIGGACRAEKSHVSVAISMVILWAVAMIFALPFACRALGLAPGVAGAWIGTSEFADAAGFAAASALGDERAVKTFTLMKVVGRDMFVGVWALVVAFLSVTRWDRERAGAPEKVGTGEIWRRFPKFILGFLAASLGVTVILASVDSGAGTRFAKEAIGPLKNLRGWAFTWTFLSIGFTTRFRELTRFGWRPFAAFAVGVLVNVPLGYWLSTHVFDAYWLAVR; this is translated from the coding sequence ATGTCGAAAGCCGCCACCGCAGCCCTCCCATGGCACCGCCGCGAGGACACCTGGGCGATCCTGATCGCGCTCGGGCTGGTCCTCGCCGTCACCGCCGCGTTCTTCCTGGGCGGCGGGCGCGCCGTCTCGGCCACCGCGCTCTCGTTCCCGACCTGGTCCGAGGCGGGCAAGCTCCTGGGGGCGCTGGGCGCGAACCCGCTCGCGCCGCTGGCGCTGTTCGGGACGTTCCTGGCGGCGTTCTCCGTCGCGTCGCTCGTCATCGGCTGGGACGTCGCCCGGTACGCGGCCGGGTTCGCGCTGCTGTTCGCGTTCTCGATCGTGGTGACGGCGCTCGGCTCGAACGCGGTGCTGAAGCAGTGGCAGCTCGAGACCCCGCTGCTGGCGCTCGGGGTGGGCATGCTGCTCGGCAACGCGGTGACGCTGCCCGCCTGGTTCCAGTCGGCGCTCCGCACCGAGTTCTACGTGAAGGTGGGCATCGTGCTGATGGGCGCGACGCTGCCGTTCACCATCATCCTGCAGGCCGGCCCGCTCGCCATCGCGCAGGCCACCCTGGTCGCGGTCTCGACGTTCTTCACCATCCACCTCGCCGCCACGCGGCTGTTCGGGCTCGACCCGCGCTTCGCGGCCACGCTCGGCGCCGGTGGCTCCATCTGCGGCGTGTCCGCCGCCATCGCCATCGGCGGCGCCTGCCGGGCGGAGAAGTCCCACGTCTCGGTCGCGATCTCGATGGTGATCCTGTGGGCGGTGGCCATGATCTTCGCGCTGCCCTTCGCCTGCCGCGCGCTCGGGCTCGCGCCCGGCGTGGCCGGCGCCTGGATCGGCACCTCGGAGTTCGCCGACGCGGCCGGCTTCGCCGCCGCCTCCGCCCTGGGGGACGAGCGCGCCGTGAAGACGTTCACGCTCATGAAGGTGGTCGGTCGCGACATGTTCGTGGGCGTCTGGGCGCTCGTGGTGGCCTTCCTCTCGGTGACCCGCTGGGACCGCGAGCGCGCCGGCGCGCCGGAGAAGGTCGGGACCGGCGAGATCTGGCGCCGGTTCCCGAAGTTCATCCTGGGCTTCCTGGCCGCGTCGCTCGGGGTCACGGTGATCCTCGCCTCGGTGGACTCCGGCGCCGGCACCCGGTTCGCCAAGGAGGCGATCGGGCCGCTCAAGAACCTGCGCGGCTGGGCGTTCACCTGGACGTTCCTGTCCATCGGCTTCACCACCCGCTTCCGCGAGCTGACCCGGTTCGGCTGGCGCCCGTTCGCGGCGTTCGCGGTGGGCGTGCTCGTGAACGTGCCGCTCGGCTACTGGCTGTCCACGCACGTCTTCGACGCCTACTGGCTCGCGGTGCGGTGA